A section of the Acidobacterium capsulatum ATCC 51196 genome encodes:
- a CDS encoding GH92 family glycosyl hydrolase, translating into MQCIRDFSFVRGLRGRVCLSVRTPVKWRAAAGAALAASLMFSPLIANAQSASGPVAEVNPMIGTGTGPGDSENLFPGPSMPFGMVQLSPDTESSGFGYHYYQHKILGFSMTHMSGVGCSNEGEVFFTPTTGPVDLEGDASNYSHQQESASPGYYQVQLLRWGIEAALTATDRTGEVKLTFPAGKQANLLIPISHTLNNAIGAQIKIAGNNRVEGYVTNETFCGSNRPYKVYFVMEFSHPFAKYGTWSGYRDGAPAALTAGSREATQPGNDKQVGAYVSWPQSSDAQTVTAKIGISYVDLKGAEGNLKAEAAGKSFAQIRQEETAAWNRALGVIDVTGGTAKQRTVFYTALYHSLLIPSIFNDADGRYLGFDGQIHHVASGHNIYDNYSGWDIYRSEMPLVALIEPKRMEDIAQSVVLMYQQGGWIGRWPQINQYTNIMAGSPLTVVLATAWLDGLHGFDMKAGWEGMYKDAMQAPPPGSSYQGEVGMKWINTLHYVPNDKVGYGSVSQLQEDAIAWASLYDLAKDLGKQDAAHTLYERALYYRNAFDPQDKMFHPRNADGQWIKNFDPKKSDGFIEGSGWHYQWFAPADLAWVVQAMGRDTFNQRLTQFFDYKKPGWYPQYYNPYNETDLEAPFEFNFSGEPWMTQKVVRRVLNENYPDTPDGVPGNDDAGEMSSWAVMSMMGFYSVDPASRAYELVSPVFQKTVIHLHAPYKGKEFTIEAGPEPESNAYIQSVKVDGKAHAKNWIDFGDISRGGTMQFTLGSSPNQQWGAAAGDAPPSLSEQQQ; encoded by the coding sequence ATGCAATGCATCAGAGATTTTTCGTTTGTGCGTGGCCTGCGCGGCCGCGTCTGTCTTTCTGTAAGAACCCCGGTGAAGTGGCGCGCGGCAGCCGGTGCGGCACTGGCGGCGAGCCTCATGTTCAGTCCACTGATCGCCAATGCCCAGAGCGCGAGCGGGCCGGTGGCAGAGGTGAATCCGATGATCGGCACCGGCACTGGGCCGGGCGACAGCGAGAATCTGTTCCCCGGGCCGAGCATGCCGTTTGGCATGGTGCAACTGAGCCCGGACACGGAGAGCAGCGGCTTCGGCTATCACTACTATCAGCACAAGATTCTCGGCTTCAGCATGACGCACATGAGCGGCGTGGGATGCTCCAATGAAGGCGAGGTGTTCTTCACGCCGACAACGGGTCCGGTGGATCTTGAGGGTGATGCTTCGAATTATTCACACCAGCAGGAGAGCGCAAGCCCGGGCTACTATCAGGTGCAACTGCTGCGCTGGGGCATTGAGGCAGCGCTGACAGCGACCGATCGCACGGGCGAAGTGAAGCTGACCTTCCCGGCGGGCAAACAGGCGAATCTGCTGATTCCGATCAGCCATACGCTGAACAATGCGATTGGCGCGCAAATAAAAATAGCAGGCAACAACCGCGTGGAAGGCTATGTGACGAATGAGACCTTCTGCGGCAGCAACCGGCCGTACAAGGTTTATTTTGTGATGGAGTTCAGCCATCCGTTTGCGAAGTATGGCACATGGAGCGGGTATCGCGATGGCGCACCGGCTGCGTTGACGGCGGGCAGCCGCGAGGCCACGCAGCCTGGCAATGACAAGCAGGTGGGCGCTTATGTCTCCTGGCCGCAAAGCAGCGACGCGCAAACCGTGACGGCGAAGATTGGCATTTCGTATGTGGACCTGAAGGGCGCCGAAGGCAACCTGAAGGCTGAGGCCGCGGGTAAGAGCTTTGCGCAGATTCGTCAGGAGGAAACGGCAGCGTGGAATAGGGCGCTCGGCGTGATTGACGTAACGGGCGGCACGGCCAAGCAGCGGACGGTTTTCTATACGGCGCTGTATCACAGCCTGCTGATTCCGAGCATCTTCAACGATGCCGATGGGCGCTATCTGGGCTTTGATGGCCAGATTCATCACGTGGCCTCGGGGCACAACATCTACGACAACTACTCGGGCTGGGATATTTATCGCAGCGAGATGCCGCTGGTGGCGTTGATTGAACCGAAGCGCATGGAAGATATTGCGCAGTCGGTTGTGCTGATGTACCAGCAGGGCGGATGGATTGGACGCTGGCCACAGATTAACCAGTACACGAACATCATGGCGGGGAGTCCGCTGACGGTGGTGCTGGCGACGGCGTGGCTGGACGGCCTGCATGGCTTTGACATGAAGGCTGGCTGGGAAGGCATGTATAAGGACGCAATGCAGGCTCCGCCGCCGGGCAGCTCTTATCAAGGCGAAGTGGGCATGAAGTGGATCAATACGCTGCATTACGTGCCCAACGACAAGGTGGGCTACGGCTCGGTGTCGCAACTGCAGGAAGACGCGATTGCATGGGCCTCGCTGTATGACCTGGCGAAGGACCTGGGCAAGCAGGACGCGGCTCACACGCTGTATGAGCGCGCGCTCTACTACCGGAATGCCTTTGATCCGCAGGACAAGATGTTCCATCCGCGCAATGCAGACGGGCAGTGGATCAAGAATTTTGATCCGAAGAAGAGCGATGGTTTTATTGAGGGATCGGGCTGGCACTACCAGTGGTTTGCTCCGGCAGACCTGGCGTGGGTGGTGCAGGCGATGGGCCGCGACACCTTTAACCAGAGGCTGACGCAGTTCTTTGATTACAAGAAGCCGGGATGGTATCCGCAGTACTACAACCCCTACAACGAAACTGATCTGGAAGCGCCGTTTGAGTTCAACTTCTCAGGGGAGCCGTGGATGACACAGAAGGTGGTGCGCCGCGTGCTGAATGAGAACTATCCGGATACTCCAGATGGCGTGCCGGGCAACGACGATGCGGGCGAGATGTCTTCATGGGCAGTGATGAGCATGATGGGCTTCTATTCGGTGGACCCGGCGAGCCGCGCCTATGAGCTGGTGAGCCCGGTCTTTCAGAAGACGGTGATTCACCTGCATGCGCCGTACAAAGGCAAGGAGTTCACCATTGAAGCGGGCCCAGAGCCGGAGAGCAACGCGTACATTCAGAGCGTTAAGGTCGATGGCAAAGCGCATGCAAAGAACTGGATCGACTTTGGCGACATCAGCCGGGGCGGCACGATGCAGTTCACTCTGGGATCGAGCCCGAATCAGCAGTGGGGCGCGGCGGCTGGGGATGCTCCGCCCTCATTGAGCGAACAACAGCAGTAG
- a CDS encoding DUF1569 domain-containing protein: MSAENLLDAAVAGQIKTRIDRLTPESERHWGRMSVAQMLTHCCTSMQWAVGEVVPERLPFAARLMGRLVKPLALRDGEPMRRNSPTAKSLIVETEPNFVDEQQRLLTLIDSFVAGGASGCTRKPHSFFGEMTPQEWAKLMHKHLDHHLRQFGV; this comes from the coding sequence ATGAGCGCAGAAAATCTGTTGGATGCTGCGGTCGCCGGGCAGATCAAGACACGGATCGACCGCCTGACGCCTGAGAGCGAGCGCCACTGGGGCAGGATGTCCGTTGCACAGATGCTGACGCACTGCTGTACCAGCATGCAGTGGGCGGTTGGCGAGGTAGTGCCGGAGAGACTGCCTTTTGCTGCGCGCCTGATGGGACGGCTGGTGAAGCCGTTAGCGCTTCGGGACGGCGAGCCGATGCGCAGGAATTCGCCTACAGCCAAGAGTCTGATTGTCGAGACCGAGCCGAATTTTGTGGACGAACAGCAAAGGCTGCTGACACTGATTGACAGTTTTGTTGCAGGGGGAGCGAGCGGATGCACGAGAAAGCCGCATAGCTTTTTTGGAGAAATGACCCCGCAGGAATGGGCGAAGTTGATGCACAAGCACCTTGACCATCACCTGCGGCAATTTGGGGTGTGA
- the ilvA gene encoding threonine ammonia-lyase: MSVTLQGIEQARQRIRSSIYFSPAPHSEALSRMTGHPLFLKLDNLQRTGAFKERGALNKILTLTAEEKSRGVIAASAGNHAQAVAYHATVHGIRARIVMPLMTPLVKTAATAAYGAEVVLHGANYDEACDEALRLAAQDGMTFLHPFDDDAVIEGQGTIGLELLEQIERLEAVVVPIGGGGLIGGVACAIKESNPKIRVVGVQTERLPSMLRAAENGSPVAIAAEATIADGIAVRRAGERTLPLVQRYVDEMVTVDEEEIAQSILVLLEREKTLAEGAGAVALAALLQQKTSLRSERTAALVCGGNIDVSLLARIIERGLVKDGRRTRLRIHLTDQPGALHQLTRILAEARANIVQTAHDRAHYGVSLGDTVIDITLETRGGEHIEEIRQWLRQAGYRHERID, encoded by the coding sequence ATGAGCGTGACACTGCAAGGCATTGAACAGGCGCGGCAGCGCATCAGAAGCAGCATCTATTTTTCGCCTGCGCCGCACTCCGAAGCGCTGTCGCGCATGACGGGGCATCCGCTGTTTCTGAAGCTTGATAACCTGCAGCGCACGGGTGCCTTCAAAGAGCGCGGCGCACTCAATAAGATTTTGACGCTGACGGCGGAGGAGAAATCGCGGGGCGTGATTGCGGCCAGCGCCGGCAATCATGCGCAGGCCGTGGCCTATCACGCAACGGTGCATGGCATTCGCGCGCGCATTGTGATGCCGCTGATGACTCCGCTGGTGAAGACAGCCGCGACCGCGGCCTACGGCGCGGAGGTGGTGCTGCATGGCGCGAACTATGACGAGGCCTGTGATGAAGCGCTGAGACTCGCTGCGCAGGATGGAATGACCTTTCTGCATCCGTTTGACGACGACGCGGTGATTGAGGGCCAGGGCACGATCGGGCTCGAACTGCTGGAGCAGATTGAGCGGCTGGAGGCCGTGGTGGTTCCGATTGGCGGCGGCGGATTGATTGGCGGAGTGGCCTGCGCAATCAAGGAGTCGAATCCGAAGATTCGCGTGGTGGGAGTGCAGACGGAGCGGCTGCCGTCGATGCTGCGCGCGGCTGAGAATGGTAGTCCCGTGGCCATTGCCGCCGAGGCGACCATCGCGGACGGCATTGCGGTGCGTCGCGCCGGCGAGCGAACACTGCCGCTGGTGCAGCGCTATGTGGACGAGATGGTAACGGTGGATGAAGAGGAGATTGCACAATCCATTCTGGTGTTGCTGGAGCGCGAGAAGACGCTGGCCGAAGGCGCGGGGGCCGTGGCATTGGCGGCGCTGCTGCAGCAGAAGACTTCTTTGCGATCAGAGCGCACGGCCGCGCTGGTGTGTGGCGGGAATATTGATGTGAGCCTGCTGGCGCGCATCATTGAGCGGGGACTGGTGAAGGATGGACGGCGGACGCGGCTGCGCATTCATTTGACGGACCAGCCCGGCGCGCTGCATCAGCTCACACGGATATTGGCCGAAGCGCGTGCCAACATCGTGCAGACAGCGCATGACCGTGCGCACTATGGCGTGAGCCTGGGCGACACGGTGATCGACATTACGCTGGAGACGCGCGGAGGCGAGCACATTGAGGAGATCCGGCAATGGCTGCGGCAGGCAGGATACCGGCATGAACGAATTGACTGA
- a CDS encoding TetR/AcrR family transcriptional regulator, whose translation MRVPSISSNSIRVAPQQERSARRLAAFLEAAEALFAEHGFEAATMQAIADRSASSIGALYNYFPDKQAIAVTLLRKYSEELRSRIRALMDRAETLSTRDFAVEFIDCIIQFARDYPAWLNLLTAPVRFRRDAAARRALRLYLAQAFERKNPALSSERAMLVANVSVQIAKGMMAVYTDSEPKMREAVIAEFRSVLAAYLEQVLAERS comes from the coding sequence ATGAGGGTGCCCTCAATATCGTCAAATTCCATCCGGGTAGCTCCGCAGCAGGAACGTTCCGCGCGCCGTCTCGCCGCCTTTCTTGAAGCGGCCGAGGCTCTTTTTGCCGAGCACGGCTTTGAGGCGGCCACCATGCAGGCCATCGCGGACCGCAGCGCCTCCTCGATTGGGGCGCTCTACAACTACTTTCCTGACAAGCAGGCCATCGCCGTCACGCTGCTCCGCAAATACTCTGAGGAGTTGCGCTCTCGCATCCGTGCCCTCATGGATCGAGCGGAGACCCTCTCCACGCGCGACTTCGCGGTAGAGTTCATTGATTGCATTATCCAGTTTGCCCGCGACTATCCCGCGTGGCTCAATCTGCTCACCGCGCCGGTCCGCTTCCGGCGGGATGCTGCGGCGCGCCGCGCCTTGCGGCTCTATCTTGCCCAGGCTTTCGAGCGTAAAAATCCAGCTTTGAGTTCCGAACGCGCCATGCTCGTAGCAAATGTATCCGTACAGATTGCAAAAGGCATGATGGCCGTCTATACCGACTCCGAGCCAAAGATGCGCGAAGCCGTCATCGCCGAATTCCGCAGCGTTCTCGCGGCTTATCTTGAGCAGGTGCTGGCCGAGCGTTCCTGA
- a CDS encoding isochorismatase family protein, protein MQNIVLDAKKTALVAIDLQNALMAVPGAPHAVVDVAARTRRIADALRAQGGLVVWVRVNLNDFLSLPVDEPSRFGGKDMPEELSQIAPAAGAQPADIVITKRHWGAFAGTTLEQELRAWGVETVILTGVATNVGVESTLRQGTGLGFAFVVPADACSALSEEEHRYSMEKVFGRLARVRTTDEVVAALA, encoded by the coding sequence ATGCAAAATATTGTTCTTGACGCGAAGAAAACCGCGCTCGTGGCCATTGATCTGCAGAACGCCCTGATGGCAGTTCCGGGGGCGCCTCATGCGGTCGTGGATGTGGCGGCGCGTACGCGCCGGATTGCAGACGCTTTGCGTGCGCAGGGTGGCCTGGTGGTCTGGGTTCGAGTGAATCTGAATGACTTTCTCTCCTTGCCCGTGGATGAGCCCTCGCGATTTGGCGGAAAGGATATGCCGGAGGAGTTGTCGCAAATTGCGCCCGCGGCCGGAGCGCAACCCGCGGACATAGTGATCACCAAACGGCATTGGGGTGCATTTGCAGGAACGACACTAGAGCAGGAACTACGCGCGTGGGGAGTGGAGACGGTGATTTTGACCGGGGTCGCCACAAATGTTGGCGTCGAATCCACGCTGCGCCAGGGCACGGGGCTGGGCTTTGCGTTTGTAGTGCCGGCGGACGCCTGCTCGGCACTGAGCGAAGAGGAACATCGCTACTCGATGGAGAAAGTTTTTGGGAGGCTGGCGCGGGTTCGCACGACCGATGAAGTGGTGGCGGCTCTTGCCTGA
- a CDS encoding DHA2 family efflux MFS transporter permease subunit produces MEKLPPGIWKIVAVTVCGTLLAQMDATVVNVSLSQLAADLHASLQWIQWVTSGYLLALALTLPLNGWLVERLGAKRVYLLCFTGFTLSSALCAMSWSANSLIGFRILQGMSGGLMAPMAQLMIAKAAGKQMARVAGYAIVPVLLGPVAGPVLAGTVLQYATWHWLFLINVPIGVLGIVLAILFLPRDGHEERSSRKLDIGGLLLLSPALVLLLYGMEHLNEHAGLAAFGLSLALLAGFFYKARRDGERALLDLKLFRRRVFATAAITQFTGNGLLFAVQMLVPVYLMRGAGESPSMTGWLMAPMGMGMMITSPLVGRLTQRYGIRGTSSRGAMLALVSTLMLIYLSIERLNPWLVGMVLFLRGMGTSAVGIPSMSAAYASVPRAELPMATTSMNIVQRLGGPTLTTLCAGFLGWRLGGAQIGAGRPGAFPESFALLCGLQLLLWLATLRLPRDMEEAEESKKTAAAA; encoded by the coding sequence ATGGAGAAACTACCGCCCGGCATCTGGAAGATCGTAGCGGTCACAGTTTGCGGTACGTTGCTGGCGCAGATGGATGCGACGGTGGTGAATGTGTCGCTCTCGCAACTGGCGGCGGATCTGCATGCGAGTCTGCAGTGGATTCAATGGGTGACGAGCGGATACCTGCTGGCGCTGGCGCTGACACTTCCGCTGAATGGGTGGCTGGTGGAGCGGCTTGGAGCGAAGCGGGTATATCTGCTCTGCTTTACGGGCTTCACGCTTTCTTCGGCGCTGTGCGCGATGAGCTGGTCGGCCAATTCGCTGATCGGCTTTCGCATTCTGCAGGGCATGAGCGGCGGATTGATGGCGCCGATGGCACAACTCATGATTGCGAAGGCGGCCGGAAAACAGATGGCCCGTGTGGCCGGCTATGCCATTGTGCCGGTACTGTTGGGTCCTGTCGCGGGGCCAGTATTGGCTGGCACAGTTTTGCAGTATGCAACCTGGCATTGGCTGTTTTTGATCAATGTGCCGATTGGCGTACTTGGGATTGTGCTGGCGATCCTGTTTCTTCCGCGCGACGGGCACGAGGAGAGAAGCAGCCGCAAGCTGGACATTGGCGGATTGCTGCTGCTTTCTCCGGCGCTTGTGCTGTTGCTCTATGGCATGGAACATCTGAATGAGCACGCGGGCCTTGCAGCATTTGGCCTGTCGTTGGCTCTGCTAGCGGGCTTTTTCTACAAGGCACGGCGGGATGGCGAACGCGCGCTGCTGGACCTGAAGCTCTTTCGCAGACGCGTCTTTGCGACCGCGGCGATCACGCAATTTACTGGGAACGGATTGCTGTTTGCCGTACAGATGCTGGTGCCGGTGTACCTGATGCGCGGTGCGGGAGAGTCCCCGAGCATGACCGGATGGTTGATGGCTCCGATGGGGATGGGCATGATGATTACCTCTCCCCTGGTGGGGAGACTCACGCAACGGTATGGTATTCGGGGCACATCTTCGCGAGGCGCGATGCTGGCGCTCGTGAGCACGTTGATGCTGATTTATCTGAGCATCGAAAGACTGAATCCGTGGCTGGTGGGCATGGTGCTTTTTCTGCGTGGAATGGGAACGAGCGCGGTGGGCATTCCTTCCATGTCTGCCGCTTATGCTTCGGTTCCCAGGGCGGAGCTGCCGATGGCGACGACTTCGATGAACATTGTGCAGAGGCTGGGCGGCCCGACGCTGACAACCCTTTGCGCGGGCTTTTTAGGATGGCGGCTGGGTGGCGCGCAGATAGGAGCGGGACGGCCGGGAGCATTTCCGGAGAGCTTTGCACTGCTGTGCGGATTGCAGCTCCTGCTGTGGCTGGCGACGCTGAGGCTGCCGCGCGATATGGAAGAAGCGGAAGAATCAAAGAAGACGGCCGCGGCTGCTTGA
- a CDS encoding DMT family transporter translates to MQRQAWKVTELGAIGFAVAGFTFWVLADTSIKLVGQSKLPAYEMVAFLGLIMAAFLGLYAAMRGQIGRLKPHRLDKQIARACLDMGNNVCVVIALRHLTLTLFYILVFMAPMVIALLSAIFLREGLPWKKALAIVAGFGGVIVAVHPWSAANEADWVGLGACLVCVACFSTNMVWSRVLTRTETPESLAFFSGLVTAAVGLGMMLTVHAAPLTLPLTGGLFAMGLFCALGTSCFYVAVKHTSAANVSQYHYTQLLTGMLLSYLIWRNTPGFYVLAGAALILGSGLYIAVSAGDVTPLTEGN, encoded by the coding sequence ATGCAGAGGCAGGCATGGAAGGTTACGGAGCTTGGCGCAATCGGCTTTGCGGTTGCCGGCTTCACGTTTTGGGTGCTGGCGGACACCTCGATCAAGCTGGTGGGCCAATCGAAGCTGCCCGCCTATGAGATGGTCGCGTTTCTGGGCCTCATCATGGCGGCCTTTCTGGGACTGTATGCCGCCATGCGCGGCCAGATTGGCCGTCTGAAGCCGCACCGGCTCGATAAACAGATTGCGCGCGCCTGCCTGGACATGGGCAACAACGTATGCGTGGTGATTGCGCTGCGACATCTGACGCTGACGCTCTTCTACATTCTGGTCTTCATGGCGCCGATGGTGATTGCGCTGCTCTCAGCGATATTTTTGCGTGAGGGCCTGCCATGGAAAAAAGCGCTGGCGATTGTGGCGGGATTCGGCGGGGTGATTGTGGCCGTGCATCCATGGAGCGCGGCTAACGAGGCAGACTGGGTGGGGCTGGGCGCGTGCCTGGTGTGCGTGGCGTGTTTCTCGACCAACATGGTGTGGTCGCGCGTGTTGACCCGCACGGAGACGCCGGAGAGCCTCGCGTTCTTTTCAGGACTGGTGACAGCCGCCGTGGGACTGGGCATGATGCTCACCGTGCATGCCGCACCGCTCACTCTGCCGTTGACGGGCGGCCTGTTTGCGATGGGGCTGTTTTGCGCGCTGGGGACTTCGTGTTTTTACGTCGCGGTGAAGCATACGTCGGCTGCGAATGTTTCGCAGTACCACTACACGCAACTGCTTACCGGAATGCTGCTCTCATACCTGATATGGCGCAACACACCGGGCTTTTATGTGCTGGCGGGGGCAGCGCTGATTCTTGGCTCGGGCCTCTATATTGCTGTGAGCGCAGGCGATGTCACGCCGTTGACCGAAGGCAATTAA
- a CDS encoding TolC family protein: protein MSKHAWIVTATLLATSLSAVAQSGNASALPAAPAMHLTLQMNNAAGVSSGQNPPLTRQQAEQMALRNNPRISASKLLAMAQQQGVREARAAYLPDLTGAVTAVRADNGSRISASSLTASRLMTHAGAGGELSQLITDFGHTRNLILTQKLEAQAANANALATKEEIVLYTDQAFYSALTAQAILHVAQQTVKTRQITETQVNQLTAHKLRSTLDLSFAQVNLSEAKLMELDAENNADASMAQLDAILGLDHNVAYQLVEDHTTAPAPPVDLDSLVQQAIQQRPDLMAMNYGTRSEQKYAHAERDQLLPTISAMGTVGATPVRVDRYYTSNWWGAVGVNMNVPIFNGFLYNAQAKAARERAEADAEYTRDLKDKIVRDVNTSWLRVNTAYQRLTVTTQLVQEADMGLKLAQTRYNLGLSSIVELSQAQLQQTRAQIEATNARYEYRLALATLRYQTGQLP, encoded by the coding sequence ATGAGCAAACACGCCTGGATCGTAACGGCCACTCTGCTGGCCACGTCTCTCTCGGCGGTCGCGCAGTCAGGCAATGCTTCGGCATTGCCTGCCGCGCCGGCCATGCACCTGACCCTGCAGATGAACAATGCGGCCGGCGTCTCCAGTGGACAGAACCCTCCGCTGACCCGCCAGCAGGCCGAGCAGATGGCGCTCCGCAACAACCCCCGCATCAGCGCAAGCAAACTGCTCGCGATGGCGCAACAGCAGGGGGTGCGCGAGGCTCGCGCGGCTTATCTGCCTGATCTCACCGGTGCTGTCACCGCAGTCAGGGCCGATAACGGAAGCCGTATCTCGGCCAGTTCCTTGACCGCATCACGTCTCATGACCCACGCCGGGGCCGGTGGCGAGCTATCGCAGCTCATCACTGATTTCGGACACACGCGCAACCTCATCCTCACCCAGAAGCTGGAAGCGCAGGCCGCCAACGCCAACGCTCTGGCCACTAAAGAGGAGATTGTGCTCTACACCGATCAGGCGTTTTATAGCGCCCTCACGGCGCAGGCCATTCTCCATGTGGCACAGCAAACCGTGAAGACGCGGCAAATCACTGAGACGCAGGTCAATCAGCTCACAGCGCATAAATTGCGCTCCACACTTGACCTGAGCTTCGCGCAGGTCAATCTGTCAGAGGCAAAGCTGATGGAGCTTGACGCGGAAAACAACGCCGATGCTTCCATGGCTCAGCTCGATGCCATCCTCGGTCTCGATCACAATGTCGCATACCAGCTCGTCGAAGATCACACGACGGCTCCGGCTCCTCCGGTCGATCTGGATAGCCTGGTGCAGCAGGCCATTCAGCAGCGGCCTGATCTGATGGCGATGAATTACGGGACCCGCTCCGAGCAGAAGTACGCACATGCGGAGCGCGATCAGTTGCTGCCGACCATCTCCGCCATGGGGACGGTCGGTGCAACACCGGTACGAGTCGATCGCTATTACACCAGCAATTGGTGGGGAGCCGTCGGGGTCAACATGAACGTCCCCATCTTCAACGGCTTCCTCTACAACGCACAGGCCAAAGCCGCGCGCGAGCGGGCAGAGGCGGATGCCGAGTACACGCGCGACCTCAAAGACAAGATCGTCCGCGACGTCAATACTTCCTGGCTGCGCGTCAACACCGCCTACCAGCGGCTTACCGTAACAACGCAACTCGTGCAGGAAGCCGACATGGGCCTCAAGCTGGCGCAGACTCGCTACAATCTTGGCCTTAGCTCCATCGTTGAGCTAAGCCAGGCGCAATTGCAACAGACACGAGCACAAATTGAAGCCACCAACGCCCGTTACGAATACCGGCTGGCGCTGGCGACACTCCGCTACCAGACGGGGCAGCTTCCTTAG